From the genome of Halomonas sp. MCCC 1A13316, one region includes:
- a CDS encoding DUF6448 family protein: MTYLRLPLRKTLLALATSSVLTLALAAPAMAHCDALDGPVISEARTALESGDVTPILKWVPAEDEAQVKAIFDKVLEVRRKGGSARELADRQLFSELVEIHRASEGAPFTGIKPAGEIDPAIQAADSALEEGSIDAFLARIVEKFEHDARSAFEATLAAKRQADNSTEQGREFVKQYVQYVHYLEDVHNVITSINGHGH, translated from the coding sequence ATGACCTACCTTCGCCTACCCCTGCGTAAGACGCTGCTCGCCCTTGCCACTTCCTCCGTCTTGACCCTGGCCCTTGCTGCCCCCGCAATGGCCCACTGCGATGCCCTCGACGGTCCGGTCATCTCTGAAGCCAGAACTGCGCTCGAGTCGGGTGATGTCACCCCGATCCTGAAATGGGTTCCTGCCGAGGACGAGGCCCAGGTCAAGGCCATCTTCGACAAGGTCCTGGAAGTGCGTCGCAAGGGCGGAAGTGCCCGTGAACTGGCCGACCGACAGCTCTTCTCCGAACTGGTGGAAATTCATCGTGCTTCTGAGGGAGCCCCCTTCACCGGGATCAAGCCGGCCGGAGAGATCGACCCGGCAATTCAGGCCGCCGACAGTGCGCTCGAGGAGGGAAGTATCGACGCCTTCCTGGCGCGTATCGTAGAGAAGTTCGAGCACGATGCTCGCTCCGCCTTCGAAGCGACCCTCGCGGCGAAACGCCAAGCAGACAACAGCACCGAGCAAGGCCGGGAGTTCGTCAAACAGTACGTACAGTATGTTCACTATCTCGAGGACGTACATAACGTCATCACAAGTATCAATGGGCATGGCCACTAG
- the nrdD gene encoding anaerobic ribonucleoside-triphosphate reductase — translation MTNIETLPTEQRQRCEVWTRVMGYHRPVSQFNVGKRAEHRERRHFTERAALTS, via the coding sequence ATGACAAACATCGAGACCCTGCCCACCGAACAACGCCAGCGCTGCGAGGTGTGGACCCGCGTAATGGGCTACCACCGCCCGGTCAGCCAGTTCAACGTCGGCAAGCGCGCCGAGCATCGCGAGCGTCGCCACTTCACCGAGCGGGCCGCCCTGACGTCCTGA
- a CDS encoding ribonucleoside triphosphate reductase, whose translation MNAPIRQAGPRRIDVASTVNEYLERADWRVHANANQGYSLGGLILNVSGKLIANYWLDEVYPAEVGAAHREGDLHIHDLDMLCGYCAGWSLRQLLIEGFNGVPGRAESDPPRHLSSALGQMVNFLGTLQNEWAGAQAFSSFDTYLAPYVRKDALDYPAVKQAIQEFIYNLNVPSRWGNQTPFTNLTFDWVCSADLRDQVPIVGGKELPFTYGELQAEMDLINRAYLEVMEAGDRQGRVFTFPIPTYNITPDFDWESDNAERLFALTAKYGLPYFQNFLNSDLEPHMVRSMCCRLQLDLSELLRRGNGLFGSAEQTGSLGVVTLNCARLGHRFAGDRAGLLEELDRLLALARDSLELKRGCIQQWMDEGLYPYTQRYLGTLRNHFSTLGVNGFNEMVRNFTDDRYDITTPEGRQLALEVLDHVRARMQEFQAETGHLYNLEATPAEGTTYRFARTDAERYPGILQAGTPEAPYYTNSSQLPVGHTDDPFEALIHQDPLQTRYTGGTVLHLYMRERLSSATACRKLVHTALSRFRLPYITVTPTFSICPVHGYLAGEHEFCPKCDEALLARRAAASPA comes from the coding sequence GTGAACGCCCCCATTCGCCAGGCCGGCCCGCGCCGCATCGACGTCGCCTCGACCGTCAACGAATACCTCGAACGCGCCGACTGGCGCGTGCACGCCAACGCCAACCAGGGCTACTCCCTGGGTGGTCTGATCCTCAACGTCTCGGGCAAGCTGATCGCCAACTACTGGCTCGACGAGGTCTATCCGGCCGAAGTCGGCGCGGCCCACCGCGAAGGCGACCTGCACATCCATGACCTCGACATGCTGTGCGGCTACTGTGCCGGTTGGTCGTTGCGCCAGCTGCTGATCGAGGGCTTCAACGGCGTACCGGGACGCGCCGAGAGCGACCCGCCGCGCCACCTCTCCAGCGCGCTTGGGCAGATGGTCAACTTCCTCGGCACGCTGCAGAACGAGTGGGCCGGCGCCCAGGCCTTCAGCTCCTTCGATACCTACCTGGCCCCCTACGTGCGCAAGGACGCCCTCGACTATCCTGCGGTGAAGCAGGCGATCCAGGAGTTCATCTACAACCTCAACGTGCCATCGCGCTGGGGCAACCAGACGCCCTTCACCAACCTCACCTTCGATTGGGTGTGCTCGGCGGACCTGCGCGACCAGGTGCCGATCGTCGGCGGCAAGGAGCTGCCGTTCACCTACGGCGAGCTGCAAGCCGAGATGGATCTGATCAACCGCGCCTACCTGGAGGTGATGGAGGCCGGCGACCGCCAGGGACGGGTGTTCACCTTCCCCATCCCCACCTACAACATCACCCCGGATTTCGACTGGGAGAGCGACAACGCCGAGCGGCTGTTCGCGCTGACCGCCAAGTACGGCCTGCCCTACTTCCAGAACTTCCTCAACTCGGACCTGGAGCCGCACATGGTGCGCTCCATGTGCTGCCGCCTGCAGCTCGACCTCTCCGAACTGCTCAGGCGCGGCAACGGCCTGTTCGGCAGCGCCGAGCAGACCGGCTCGCTGGGCGTGGTGACGCTCAACTGCGCGCGGCTGGGCCATCGCTTCGCCGGCGACCGGGCGGGGCTGCTCGAAGAGCTGGACCGGCTGCTGGCACTGGCCCGCGACAGCCTGGAGCTCAAGCGTGGGTGTATCCAGCAGTGGATGGACGAGGGGCTCTACCCCTACACCCAGCGCTACCTCGGCACCCTGCGCAATCACTTCTCGACGCTGGGCGTGAACGGGTTCAACGAGATGGTGCGCAACTTCACCGACGATCGCTACGACATCACCACCCCGGAGGGGCGCCAGCTCGCCCTGGAAGTGCTCGACCATGTACGCGCCAGAATGCAGGAGTTCCAGGCCGAGACCGGTCACCTCTACAACCTGGAGGCGACCCCGGCGGAGGGCACCACCTACCGCTTCGCCCGCACCGACGCCGAGCGTTACCCCGGCATCCTTCAGGCCGGTACGCCGGAGGCGCCCTACTACACCAACTCCAGCCAGCTGCCGGTGGGGCACACCGATGATCCCTTCGAGGCCCTGATTCACCAGGACCCGCTGCAGACCCGCTACACCGGCGGCACCGTGCTGCACCTCTACATGCGCGAGCGGCTCTCCAGCGCCACCGCCTGCCGCAAGCTGGTGCACACTGCGCTGTCACGCTTTCGCCTGCCCTACATCACCGTAACGCCGACCTTCTCGATCTGCCCGGTGCACGGTTACCTGGCCGGCGAACACGAGTTCTGCCCCAAGTGCGACGAGGCACTGCTGGCAAGACGCGCCGCGGCCAGTCCGGCCTGA
- a CDS encoding U32 family peptidase, whose translation MSSDSLQLALGPVLFYWTRERYTDFYREAADWPVEIVYMGESVCSRRRDMKLDDWLGIGRELAQSGKQVVLASQTLIESEADLRDLRKLCDNGEFTVEANDQSALQRLAAAGLPFVAGAALNLYNPASIGVMARAGMRRWQAPVEMSRDDLDRLLADCAAEGLDKPCEVFAYGHLPLAWSSRCFTARRHQKPKDRCQFVCQKYPEGLTLRSQESKEVFTLNGIQTLSGACQDLRHEVSDMAAMGVAVARLSPRAEGMAEVVAAFDAARRGELPAADPLALVEAEFCDGYWHGRPGMDNTRLPIP comes from the coding sequence ATGTCATCCGATTCCCTGCAGCTCGCCCTGGGCCCGGTGCTTTTCTACTGGACCCGCGAGCGCTACACCGACTTCTACCGCGAAGCTGCCGACTGGCCGGTGGAGATCGTCTATATGGGCGAGTCCGTCTGCTCGCGACGGCGCGACATGAAGCTCGACGACTGGCTCGGCATCGGCCGCGAGCTGGCCCAGAGCGGCAAGCAGGTGGTGCTGGCAAGCCAGACCCTGATCGAGTCCGAGGCCGACCTGCGCGACCTGCGCAAGCTGTGCGACAACGGTGAGTTCACCGTCGAGGCCAACGACCAGAGTGCGCTGCAGCGCCTGGCCGCCGCCGGCCTGCCCTTCGTCGCTGGCGCCGCACTGAACCTCTACAACCCGGCTTCCATCGGCGTGATGGCACGAGCCGGCATGCGCCGCTGGCAGGCGCCGGTGGAGATGTCGCGCGACGATCTCGACCGGCTGCTCGCCGACTGCGCCGCCGAAGGGCTCGATAAGCCCTGCGAGGTGTTCGCCTACGGCCACCTGCCGCTGGCCTGGTCGTCGCGCTGCTTCACCGCACGGCGCCACCAGAAGCCCAAGGATCGCTGCCAGTTCGTCTGCCAGAAGTACCCCGAGGGCTTGACGCTGCGCTCCCAGGAGTCCAAGGAAGTCTTCACCTTGAACGGCATCCAGACCCTCTCCGGTGCCTGCCAGGACCTGCGCCATGAAGTCAGCGACATGGCCGCGATGGGTGTGGCGGTGGCGCGCCTGAGCCCGCGTGCCGAAGGCATGGCCGAGGTGGTCGCCGCTTTCGACGCTGCGCGCCGCGGCGAGCTGCCCGCCGCCGACCCACTGGCGCTGGTCGAGGCCGAGTTCTGCGACGGTTACTGGCACGGCCGCCCGGGCATGGACAACACGCGCCTGCCCATTCCCTGA
- the deoD gene encoding purine-nucleoside phosphorylase produces MATPHIQGERGIFADTVLMPGDPLRAKYIAENFLEDAREVNSVRNMLGFTGRYRGREISVMGHGMGIPSVSIYAKELITDYGVKRLIRVGSCGAVRDDVAVRDVVIGLGASTDSAVNRTRFMGHDFAAIADFELTRHAVDAAAAQGVSVKVGNLFSADLFYNPRAELFTLMKRYGIVGVEMEAAGLYGVAAEFGGRAMTICTVSDHILKGESLPSEARERSFNEMVEVALEAVLRDDAAGAA; encoded by the coding sequence ATGGCGACTCCCCATATCCAGGGCGAACGCGGCATCTTCGCCGACACCGTGCTGATGCCCGGCGACCCGCTGCGGGCCAAGTACATCGCCGAGAACTTCCTCGAGGATGCGCGCGAGGTGAACAGCGTGCGCAACATGCTCGGCTTCACCGGCCGCTACCGCGGCCGCGAGATCTCGGTGATGGGCCATGGCATGGGCATTCCCTCGGTCTCCATCTACGCCAAGGAGTTGATCACCGACTATGGCGTGAAGCGGCTGATCCGGGTCGGTTCCTGCGGTGCAGTGCGCGATGACGTGGCGGTGCGCGACGTCGTGATCGGCCTGGGCGCGAGTACCGACTCGGCGGTCAATCGCACCCGCTTCATGGGCCACGACTTTGCTGCCATCGCCGACTTCGAGCTGACCCGCCATGCGGTGGATGCCGCTGCGGCCCAGGGCGTGTCGGTAAAAGTGGGCAACCTGTTTTCAGCGGACCTGTTCTACAACCCCCGGGCGGAGCTGTTCACGCTGATGAAGCGCTACGGCATCGTCGGCGTGGAGATGGAGGCGGCGGGGCTCTACGGCGTAGCGGCGGAGTTCGGTGGTCGGGCGATGACCATCTGTACCGTCTCCGACCATATTCTCAAGGGCGAGTCGCTGCCCAGCGAAGCCCGCGAGCGCAGCTTCAACGAGATGGTCGAGGTGGCGCTGGAAGCGGTGCTGCGCGACGACGCGGCGGGGGCGGCATGA
- the cdd gene encoding cytidine deaminase: protein MSNIDPDTVPGIDPSIVAALIAARGNAYAPYSRHPVGAMVESESGARFFGANVEVAHYKGLCAEASAIAAMVSAGERRLYSVYVIGPGEHLCSPCGDCRQRIREFADENTRIQVLDAEGSLLKRYTINELLPDAFGPENLSY from the coding sequence ATGAGCAACATCGATCCGGATACAGTTCCGGGCATAGACCCGAGCATTGTCGCCGCGCTGATCGCGGCGCGCGGCAACGCCTACGCGCCCTACTCTCGTCACCCGGTGGGCGCCATGGTCGAGAGCGAAAGCGGCGCGCGTTTCTTCGGCGCCAACGTCGAGGTTGCCCACTACAAGGGCTTGTGCGCCGAGGCGTCGGCCATTGCTGCCATGGTCAGCGCCGGCGAGCGTCGCCTGTACAGCGTCTACGTCATCGGCCCCGGCGAGCATCTCTGCTCGCCCTGCGGAGACTGTCGCCAGCGCATCCGCGAATTCGCCGACGAGAATACCCGCATCCAGGTACTCGACGCCGAGGGCAGCCTGCTCAAGCGCTATACGATCAACGAACTGCTACCCGATGCCTTCGGGCCGGAGAATCTCAGCTACTGA
- a CDS encoding anaerobic ribonucleoside-triphosphate reductase activating protein: protein MNLIATDEIPISISLDGIRLPVAGMTQLTTLDYPDHLACVVFLQGCPLRCGYCDNSQRMPPRRGAECEWQAVREFLEERRGLLEAVIFSGGEPTLHNALPIAIREVKAMGFKVGLHTAGPYPARLSSLLTHLDWVGLDVKGRGRDFDRICGRSGIWQRNSQSLIALLESGVNFECRTTVHWRDFDLADVERLALTLADCGVRRYAIQVARTLDCLDPTYCQPVPGAPPRAMLAGLVKRLAPNFERIELRE, encoded by the coding sequence ATGAACCTGATCGCCACGGATGAGATCCCGATATCCATATCGTTGGACGGCATCCGCCTGCCGGTGGCGGGCATGACCCAGTTGACCACCCTGGACTATCCGGATCACCTGGCCTGCGTAGTGTTCCTGCAGGGCTGCCCGCTGCGCTGCGGTTACTGCGACAATAGCCAGCGGATGCCACCGCGACGCGGCGCCGAGTGCGAATGGCAGGCGGTACGGGAGTTTCTCGAGGAGCGCCGGGGGCTACTCGAGGCGGTCATCTTCAGCGGCGGGGAGCCAACGCTGCACAATGCTCTGCCAATCGCCATTCGTGAGGTTAAGGCAATGGGCTTCAAGGTGGGCTTGCACACCGCCGGCCCCTACCCCGCACGACTTTCAAGCTTGCTGACGCACCTCGACTGGGTGGGGCTCGACGTAAAGGGGCGCGGGCGCGACTTCGATCGTATCTGCGGGCGGTCGGGTATCTGGCAGCGCAACAGCCAGAGTCTGATAGCGCTGCTCGAAAGCGGCGTCAACTTCGAGTGCCGTACCACCGTCCATTGGCGCGACTTTGATCTGGCCGACGTGGAGCGTCTGGCACTGACCCTGGCCGACTGCGGCGTGCGCCGCTACGCCATCCAGGTGGCCCGTACCCTCGACTGCCTCGACCCGACCTACTGCCAGCCGGTCCCAGGCGCCCCGCCTCGGGCCATGCTCGCCGGGCTGGTCAAGCGCCTGGCGCCCAACTTCGAACGCATCGAGCTGCGCGAGTAG
- the ubiU gene encoding ubiquinone anaerobic biosynthesis protein UbiU, with protein sequence MELVCPAGNLPALKRAVDEGADAVYFGFQNATNARQFAGLNFTDKRAREGIDYAHARGKRVFCAINTYPQPDGWVQWTRAVDQAAELGVDALIMADMGLLDYAAGRHPDLARHLSVQGSATSHEALRFYHDQFGIKRAVLPRVLSITQVRDLAKQSPVELEVFAFGSLCIMAEGRCYLSSYLTGESPNTRGVCSPAAHVRWEETPQGLESRLNGVLIDRYGDGERAGYPTLCKGRFDVGGETYHAIEEPTSLNTLELLPELRELGISAVKIEGRQRSPAYVSKVAGIWRQALDRLERTPERFHPDPAWMAGLGEVSEGATTTLGAYERRWK encoded by the coding sequence ATGGAGCTCGTCTGCCCGGCCGGCAACCTGCCGGCCCTGAAGCGGGCGGTGGATGAAGGAGCCGATGCCGTCTACTTCGGCTTCCAGAACGCCACAAACGCCCGGCAGTTCGCCGGCCTCAACTTCACCGACAAACGCGCCCGCGAAGGCATCGACTACGCCCATGCCCGCGGCAAGCGAGTGTTCTGCGCCATCAATACCTACCCGCAGCCCGACGGCTGGGTCCAGTGGACCCGCGCCGTGGACCAGGCCGCCGAGCTCGGCGTCGACGCCCTGATCATGGCCGACATGGGGCTGCTCGATTATGCCGCCGGGCGCCATCCCGACCTCGCCCGTCACCTCTCGGTACAGGGCTCGGCGACCAGCCATGAGGCGCTGCGCTTTTATCACGATCAGTTCGGCATCAAGCGCGCCGTTCTGCCGCGGGTGCTCTCCATTACGCAGGTGCGCGACCTGGCCAAGCAGAGCCCGGTGGAGCTCGAGGTGTTCGCCTTCGGTAGCCTGTGCATCATGGCCGAGGGGCGCTGCTACCTGTCGTCCTACCTGACCGGCGAGTCGCCCAACACCCGCGGGGTCTGCTCGCCGGCGGCCCACGTGCGCTGGGAGGAGACGCCGCAGGGGCTGGAGTCCCGGCTCAACGGCGTGTTGATCGATCGCTACGGCGACGGCGAGCGCGCCGGCTACCCCACCCTGTGCAAGGGACGTTTCGATGTCGGCGGCGAGACCTATCACGCCATCGAGGAACCCACCAGCCTCAACACCCTGGAGCTGCTGCCGGAGCTGCGCGAACTGGGTATCAGCGCGGTGAAGATCGAAGGGCGCCAGCGCAGCCCGGCCTACGTGTCGAAGGTGGCCGGCATTTGGCGCCAGGCGCTGGACCGTCTGGAACGCACGCCCGAGCGCTTCCACCCCGACCCCGCCTGGATGGCCGGCTTGGGCGAAGTCTCCGAGGGCGCCACCACCACCCTGGGCGCCTACGAACGCCGCTGGAAATAG
- a CDS encoding AraC family transcriptional regulator produces the protein MYLSVADILLMTSILQSLVLAGFLLTPENSHLLSNRLLMATVLAFAAGLAEVFFYSTGLAQRFLNLAYLGTLIGLLQAGLLFLYAKSLMYQDFRLTPGHWIHTLLFWIVGAIFLVGYYLQPDELKRQILMERDHPGILTSPLLAVAIHLVFLGYLIATIREITAFGTGVMQIFSNIENKQLAWLRALLLGYTAVWSISLVYCLSAHVFKSSASVWWVSIVGGVTGFLFINYLLLHALRQPIVFSGLSAEESRLLTSGKEMTTDQLANADLLMRLKDHMQRTSPYLDANLTVQQLSRQLNVPTRELSRAINQGLGKNFFEFVSDYRIAEARRRLTADTHQTILQVMYDSGFNSKSVFNTAFKRATGMTPREYRARQLAADGE, from the coding sequence ATGTACTTGAGCGTGGCCGACATCCTGCTAATGACCAGTATCCTGCAATCGCTCGTGCTCGCCGGCTTCCTGCTAACGCCTGAAAACAGCCATTTACTGAGCAACCGCCTGCTGATGGCGACAGTGCTTGCCTTTGCTGCAGGCTTGGCCGAAGTCTTCTTTTACAGCACGGGGCTGGCGCAGCGTTTCCTCAACCTGGCCTATCTGGGCACACTGATCGGCCTGCTGCAAGCGGGCCTGCTGTTCCTTTATGCAAAATCTCTGATGTATCAGGACTTTCGCCTGACTCCAGGGCACTGGATCCATACCCTTCTGTTCTGGATCGTCGGTGCCATCTTCCTGGTCGGGTACTACCTTCAACCGGACGAACTGAAGCGTCAGATCCTGATGGAGCGCGATCATCCGGGAATATTGACCTCACCGCTCCTAGCAGTAGCGATCCATCTGGTCTTTCTCGGATATCTGATTGCCACTATTCGCGAAATCACGGCTTTTGGCACAGGCGTGATGCAAATATTCTCCAACATCGAGAACAAGCAGCTGGCTTGGCTACGTGCTCTGTTGCTGGGCTATACAGCCGTCTGGAGTATCAGCTTGGTCTATTGTCTTTCGGCGCACGTGTTCAAGAGCAGCGCCAGCGTATGGTGGGTATCGATAGTGGGCGGGGTAACGGGCTTTCTGTTCATCAACTATTTGCTCCTTCACGCCCTGCGACAGCCCATAGTGTTCTCGGGCCTCAGTGCTGAAGAGTCCCGCTTGCTAACCAGCGGCAAGGAAATGACAACGGACCAGCTGGCCAATGCCGACCTGCTGATGAGGCTCAAGGATCATATGCAGCGCACCTCACCCTACCTCGACGCCAATCTGACCGTTCAACAGCTATCTCGACAGCTCAATGTGCCCACACGGGAACTGTCACGCGCCATCAACCAGGGGTTGGGGAAGAACTTCTTCGAATTCGTCAGCGATTACCGTATCGCCGAGGCGCGCAGGCGCCTGACTGCCGACACCCACCAGACCATACTACAAGTCATGTACGACTCCGGCTTCAACTCGAAGTCGGTCTTCAATACGGCATTCAAGAGAGCGACAGGCATGACGCCGCGCGAATATCGTGCACGACAATTGGCTGCTGACGGCGAGTGA
- a CDS encoding anaerobic ribonucleoside-triphosphate reductase activating protein produces the protein MIATDLDSSLLASVDGIRLPIAGMTQMTTLDYPDHLACVVFLQGCPLRCGYCHNGHMMPPRRGDEREWQAVQEFLEERRGLLEAVVFSGGEPTLHNALPAAVAEVKAMDFKVGLHTAGPYPARLSRLLPSLDWVGLDVKGRGRDFDRICGRPGIWQRNSQSLTTLLDSGVDFECRTTVHWHDFELADVERLALTLADCGVRRYAVQVARTRQCLDPAYCQPVENAPPRAMLAGLVRRLTPHFERIELRE, from the coding sequence ATGATCGCCACCGACCTCGACTCGTCCTTGCTTGCATCAGTCGACGGCATTCGCCTGCCCATTGCCGGCATGACCCAGATGACCACCCTGGACTATCCGGATCACCTGGCCTGCGTGGTGTTCCTGCAAGGCTGTCCGCTGCGCTGCGGCTACTGCCATAACGGCCATATGATGCCGCCGCGGCGCGGTGACGAGCGCGAGTGGCAGGCGGTACAGGAATTTCTCGAGGAGCGCCGGGGGCTGCTCGAGGCGGTGGTCTTCAGCGGCGGCGAGCCGACCCTGCACAATGCCCTGCCGGCCGCCGTCGCCGAGGTGAAGGCGATGGACTTCAAAGTCGGCTTGCATACCGCCGGACCCTACCCGGCGCGACTCTCGCGCCTGCTGCCGAGTCTCGACTGGGTGGGGCTCGACGTGAAGGGGCGCGGGCGCGACTTCGACCGCATCTGCGGGCGGCCGGGCATCTGGCAGCGCAACAGCCAGAGCCTGACGACGCTACTCGACAGCGGGGTCGACTTCGAATGCCGCACCACCGTGCACTGGCACGACTTCGAGCTGGCCGACGTGGAGCGCCTGGCCCTGACCCTGGCCGACTGCGGCGTGCGCCGCTATGCCGTCCAGGTGGCGCGCACCCGTCAGTGCCTCGACCCGGCCTACTGCCAGCCGGTGGAGAACGCCCCACCGCGGGCCATGCTCGCCGGGCTGGTCAGGCGACTGACGCCGCACTTCGAGCGTATCGAACTGCGCGAGTGA
- a CDS encoding phosphopentomutase, which yields MTRAIVLVLDSFGIGGAPDAVDFGDAGADTLGHIAAACARGQCDGAERQGSLVLPNLARLGLFHAHRESSGAWAEGVTPPSEVTGAYGHAREISSGKDTPSGHWEISGVPVRFDWGYFFDLEDSFPPELLQALEREAGLPGVLGNCHASGTEIIARLGEEHVASGKPIVYTSGDSVFQIAAHEEAFGLERLYALCETARHLLEPYNIGRVIARPFVGRNADDFARTANRRDYSVEPPAPTVLQNLESDGGEVIAIGKIADIYAHCGVTRTVKASGHNALMDATLAALGEAGERSLVMTNFVDFDTLYGHRRDVAGYAAALEAFDARLPELLAKLRDDDLLILTADHGCDPTWHGSDHTRERVPVLAVGAGLASGSLGDRDTFADIGQSLAAHLGLAPMADGTSFLASPLQPGPLHPDPLAA from the coding sequence ATGACCCGTGCCATCGTGCTGGTACTCGACTCCTTCGGCATCGGCGGAGCGCCGGATGCGGTGGACTTCGGCGACGCCGGGGCCGACACCCTGGGCCATATCGCCGCCGCCTGCGCCCGCGGGCAGTGCGATGGCGCTGAACGCCAGGGCTCGCTGGTGCTGCCCAACCTGGCGCGGCTGGGGCTGTTCCATGCCCACCGTGAGAGTAGCGGTGCCTGGGCCGAAGGCGTAACGCCGCCCAGCGAGGTGACCGGCGCCTATGGCCACGCCCGGGAAATTTCCTCGGGCAAGGACACCCCTTCCGGCCACTGGGAGATCTCCGGCGTGCCGGTGCGTTTCGACTGGGGCTACTTCTTCGATCTCGAGGACAGCTTCCCGCCCGAGCTGCTTCAGGCGCTCGAGCGTGAGGCTGGGCTGCCCGGCGTGCTGGGCAACTGCCACGCCTCGGGCACCGAGATCATCGCCCGGCTCGGTGAGGAGCACGTGGCCAGCGGCAAACCCATCGTCTATACCTCGGGCGACTCGGTGTTCCAGATCGCCGCCCACGAGGAGGCCTTCGGCCTGGAGCGGCTCTACGCCCTGTGCGAAACCGCCCGGCACCTGCTCGAGCCGTACAATATCGGCCGGGTGATCGCACGGCCCTTCGTCGGTCGCAATGCCGACGACTTCGCCCGAACCGCCAACCGGCGCGACTACAGCGTCGAACCGCCCGCGCCCACGGTGCTGCAGAATCTCGAGAGCGACGGCGGCGAAGTGATCGCCATCGGCAAGATCGCCGACATCTATGCCCACTGCGGGGTGACGCGCACGGTCAAGGCCAGCGGCCACAATGCGCTGATGGACGCCACCCTGGCCGCGTTGGGCGAGGCCGGCGAGCGCTCGCTGGTGATGACCAATTTCGTCGACTTCGACACCCTCTACGGCCACCGCCGCGACGTGGCCGGCTACGCCGCAGCACTCGAAGCCTTCGATGCGCGCCTGCCGGAGCTGCTGGCCAAACTGCGCGACGACGACCTGCTGATCCTCACCGCCGACCACGGCTGCGACCCCACCTGGCACGGCAGCGACCACACCCGCGAGCGGGTGCCGGTACTGGCAGTGGGCGCAGGGCTCGCGTCCGGCTCGCTCGGCGACCGCGACACCTTCGCCGATATCGGCCAGAGCCTGGCGGCCCATCTGGGCCTTGCGCCCATGGCCGACGGCACGAGCTTCCTTGCTTCTCCACTTCAACCCGGCCCTCTCCACCCCGACCCTCTCGCTGCATAG
- a CDS encoding TetR/AcrR family transcriptional regulator produces the protein MSGKRNLTAEERRERTVDTVIELSAQDDPANITTGSIAKHMQVTQGALFRHFPSKDAVWEAVIGRIAERIIKRLDRAAASADSPLAALEAMFHAHIAFIVDHPGVPRLMMGQLQHARPTPARRMVRSLLFLYRERIEKLLIEAQEAGELPRELDVEAAATQFIGTIQGLVVQSLMIGTMNHITEQAQGAFDLYCNGIQKERGTHP, from the coding sequence ATGTCAGGAAAACGCAATCTAACCGCCGAAGAGCGCCGGGAACGTACTGTCGATACGGTCATCGAATTGAGCGCGCAGGATGATCCCGCCAATATCACGACCGGCAGCATCGCCAAACACATGCAGGTCACCCAAGGTGCACTGTTCCGCCACTTTCCCAGCAAGGACGCGGTCTGGGAGGCGGTCATCGGCCGGATAGCCGAGCGTATAATCAAGCGGCTGGATAGAGCCGCTGCCTCGGCAGATAGTCCTTTGGCTGCGCTTGAGGCAATGTTCCATGCCCATATCGCCTTCATTGTCGATCACCCGGGTGTGCCTCGGCTTATGATGGGGCAACTGCAGCATGCCCGGCCGACACCAGCCCGTCGTATGGTTCGCTCACTGCTGTTCCTCTACCGTGAGCGGATCGAGAAATTGCTGATCGAGGCACAGGAAGCCGGCGAACTGCCTCGAGAGCTGGATGTCGAGGCGGCAGCCACGCAGTTCATCGGCACCATACAGGGCCTGGTCGTGCAGTCGCTGATGATCGGCACCATGAACCATATAACCGAGCAGGCCCAAGGAGCGTTCGACCTTTACTGTAATGGCATCCAGAAAGAGCGAGGTACGCACCCATGA